In one Drosophila pseudoobscura strain MV-25-SWS-2005 chromosome X, UCI_Dpse_MV25, whole genome shotgun sequence genomic region, the following are encoded:
- the LOC4813572 gene encoding uncharacterized protein, which yields MNINIVLALFVVLCLTLISGQRDDCEALRRACETCSSSLNNPSDRNLPTLNAECRRKTRNTWIWRNVNRCELTRLNCIGSNRRMNCADIAELARMQRVRT from the exons ATGAATATCAACATAGTTTTGGCTTTATTCGTTG TCCTCTGCCTGACCTTGATATCTGGTCAGAGGGATGACTGCGAGGCACTGCGACGCGCATGCGAAACTTGCTCGAGTAGTTTGAATAATCCATCGGATCGCAACCTACCCACTTTGAATGCGGAGTGCAGGCGGAAGACTCGTAATACCTGGATTTGGCGCAATGTTAACCGATGCGAGCTTACCAGATTGAATTGTATAG GATCCAACCGTCGCATGAACTGTGCAGATATTGCTGAACTTGCTAGAATGCAGCGTGTCAGGACCTGA
- the LOC6900593 gene encoding uncharacterized protein isoform X2 produces the protein MWKIALLLAIGCIYVASQETTISPRGREICQRENAKCLRNENRLGSTNDVTAAFNNQCRRTNRRWRNITRCQLANATCQLTLVRCQTLSCDNVLRALQSGPTTRPPRTRPTPRTRRTTRRTRPTRPTRGPVTPTESTD, from the exons atgtggaaaattgcTTTGCTATTGG CTATCGGTTGCATTTACGTGGCCAGCCAGGAGACGACGATATCCCCGCGCGGCCGCGAGATTTGCCAGCGCGAGAACGCAAAATGTCTACGCAATGAGAACCGTCTGGGAAGTACCAACGATGTTACTGCTGCCTTTAACAACCAGTGCCGTAGGACTAACCGTCGTTGGCGTAATATCACCCGTTGCCAGTTGGCTAATGCCACCTGCCAAT TGACTCTAGTGCGCTGCCAAACACTCTCCTGTGACAATGTCCTTAGAGCTCTTCAGTCTGGTCCAACAACACGCCCTCCCCGTACTCGACCCACTCCCCGCACGCGTCGTACGACGCGCCGGACGCGCCCCACGCGCCCCACTCGCGGACCCGTTACTCCCACTGAATCCACTGATTAA
- the LOC6900593 gene encoding uncharacterized protein isoform X1, translating into MWKIALLLVLAIGCIYVASQETTISPRGREICQRENAKCLRNENRLGSTNDVTAAFNNQCRRTNRRWRNITRCQLANATCQLTLVRCQTLSCDNVLRALQSGPTTRPPRTRPTPRTRRTTRRTRPTRPTRGPVTPTESTD; encoded by the exons atgtggaaaattgcTTTGCTATTGG TTCTAGCTATCGGTTGCATTTACGTGGCCAGCCAGGAGACGACGATATCCCCGCGCGGCCGCGAGATTTGCCAGCGCGAGAACGCAAAATGTCTACGCAATGAGAACCGTCTGGGAAGTACCAACGATGTTACTGCTGCCTTTAACAACCAGTGCCGTAGGACTAACCGTCGTTGGCGTAATATCACCCGTTGCCAGTTGGCTAATGCCACCTGCCAAT TGACTCTAGTGCGCTGCCAAACACTCTCCTGTGACAATGTCCTTAGAGCTCTTCAGTCTGGTCCAACAACACGCCCTCCCCGTACTCGACCCACTCCCCGCACGCGTCGTACGACGCGCCGGACGCGCCCCACGCGCCCCACTCGCGGACCCGTTACTCCCACTGAATCCACTGATTAA